In a genomic window of Pangasianodon hypophthalmus isolate fPanHyp1 chromosome 1, fPanHyp1.pri, whole genome shotgun sequence:
- the tubb6 gene encoding tubulin, beta 6 class V isoform X2, producing the protein MGTLLISKIREEYPDRIMNTFSVMPSPKVSDTVVEPYNATLSVHQLVENTDETYCIDNEALYDICFRTLKLTTPTYGDLNHLVSATMSGVTTSLRFPGQLNADLRKLAVNMVPFPRLHFFMPGFAPLTARGSQQYRALTVPELTQQMFDAKNMMAACDPRHGRYLTVATVFRGPMSMKEVDEQMLAIQNKNSSYFVEWIPNNVKVAVCDIPPRGLKMASTFIGNSTAIQELFKRISEQFSAMFKRKAFLHWFTGEGMDEMEFTEAESNMNDLVSEYQQYQEATANDGEDAFDEDEEEVNE; encoded by the coding sequence ATGGGCACGCTGCTCATCAGCAAAATCCGTGAAGAATATCCAGACCGCATCATGAACACCTTCAGTGTCATGCCCTCACCCAAAGTGTCCGATACAGTGGTGGAGCCTTATAACGCCACGCTGTCTGTCCACCAGCTAGTGGAGAACACAGATGAGACGTACTGCATTGATAACGAAGCACTTTACGACATCTGTTTCCGCACACTCAAGCTCACAACGCCGACATATGGTGATCTTAATCACCTGGTTTCAGCCACCATGAGTGGAGTCACCACTTCCCTGCGCTTCCCTGGTCAGCTGAACGCAGATCTCCGCAAGCTGGCTGTAAACATGGTTCCCTTCCCACGCCTGCACTTCTTCATGCCCGGTTTTGCCCCACTGACCGCTAGGGGGAGTCAGCAGTACCGTGCCCTCACCGTGCCTGAATTAACACAGCAGATGTTCGACGCTAAAAACATGATGGCTGCATGTGACCCGCGCCACGGCCGCTACCTGACCGTGGCCACCGTCTTCCGAGGCCCCATGTCCATGAAAGAAGTAGATGAGCAAATGCTCGCCATCCAGAACAAAAACAGCAGCTACTTTGTTGAGTGGATCCCCAACAACGTCAAAGTGGCTGTGTGTGACATCCCACCCAGAGGACTCAAGATGGCCTCTACTTTCATTGGCAACAGCACGGCTATCCAGGAGCTATTCAAGCGTATCTCTGAGCAGTTCTCTGCTATGTTTAAACGAAAAGCCTTTCTGCACTGGTTCACTGGAGAAGGAATGGACGAGATGGAGTTTACAGAGGCTGAGAGCAACATGAACGACCTGGTGTCCGAGTACCAGCAGTACCAAGAGGCCACAGCCAATGATGGCGAAGATGCTTtcgatgaggatgaggaggaagtcAATGAGTGA